One window of Cygnus atratus isolate AKBS03 ecotype Queensland, Australia chromosome 29, CAtr_DNAZoo_HiC_assembly, whole genome shotgun sequence genomic DNA carries:
- the HDAC7 gene encoding histone deacetylase 7 isoform X10 codes for MAGWRAAVNPCTSPRVPQAAPMDLRIGQRVVKPGSDTALLALKHTQQLQHQLFLASLHQQQVEQLAHQHVRVTMESPHREAEPGQQEQELRQILNKDKSKRSAVASTVVKQKLAEVILKKQQAAALERTSNPNPSAMPYRSLEPLDPEGPSPPVLSTFLPPVPSTSLDPPEHFPLRKTASEPNLKVRCKPRKCLDRRKNPLMRKESAPPSLKRRPPEAIDSSPSSSSTPVSGCSSPNDSLPAEHGALPAASGMAHEGDADRRPLSGLAHRVPVLNGPVLTGTHSPMFIPAGLEQHEAGSPLSPRLQPVIILEPSVTHAPLVAVPGLGTVPFSFAPSLISAERLSLPGHHKPLGRTRSEPLPQNPKAIQQQLVYQQHHTQFLERLKQQTHLGKRMAKTSEKPRLRQIPSSEDMEAEGTETGAEGGDQARARVEPARPGSSGKEPERTQKLLQPQEELVLQQAYLWDPYQRMQHQLLKRQPLADPPMVPTVLAGHRPLSRAQSSPATATISLPAQDTASKTLSLPVQEQPTKPHFTTGLVYDSVMLKHQCSCGDNSNHPEHAGRIQSIWSRLQERGLRSQCECLRGRKATLEELQCVHTERHVFLYGTNPLNRLKLDNGKLAGILSQRMFVMLPCGGVGVDSDTIWNELHSSNAARWAAGSVTELAFKVATRELKNGFAVVRPPGHHADPSTAMGFCFFNSVAIAARQLQQKGKLSKILIVDWDVHHGNGTQQVFYRDPDVLYISLHRHDDGNFFPGSGAADEVGAGPGEGFNVNVAWTGGLDPPMGDPEYLAAFRTVVMPIAHEFSPDVVLVSAGFDAADGHPPPLGGYKVSAKCFGYMTKQLMSLAGGAIVLALEGGHDLTAICDASEACVSALLGNELDPLPEESMRQKPNANAVRSLEAVIQVQSKYWVAVQRFASKLGCSFLEAQHHEAEEVETVTALASLSVAVMVEKRPQDEPMEEEEPMNQ; via the exons ATGGCTGGATGGAGAG CTGCTGTGAACCCGTGCACCTCCCCGCGGGTGCCCCAGGCCGCCCCCATGGACCTGCGCATCGGGCAGCGCGTCGTCAAGCCCGGCTCCGACACCGCCCTGCTGGCCCTGAAGCACacgcagcagctgcagcaccagctctTCCTCGCCAgcctgcaccagcagcaagTGGAGCAGCTCGCCCACCAGCACGTGAGG GTGACCATGGAGTCTCCGCACCGCGAGGCAGAGCccgggcagcaggagcaggagctgcggCAGATCCTCAATAAGGACAAGAGCAAACGAA GTGCTGTGGCCAGCACAGTGGTGAAGCAGAAACTGGCGGAGGTCATCctgaagaagcagcaggcagcagctttggAAAGGACCAGCAACCCCAACCCTTCAGCCATGCCGTACAG gTCTTTGGAGCCTCTGGATCCCGAGGGCCCTTCCCCTCCTGTACTCAGCACCTTCCTGCCCCCGGTCCCTAGCACTTCGCTTGACCCCCCGGAGCATTTTCCGCTGCGGAAGACAG CGTCCGAGCCCAACCTGAAGGTGCGTTGCAAGCCCAGGAAGTGCCTGGACCGACGCAAGAACCCCCTGATGCGGAAGGAGAGCGCGCCCCCCTCGTTGAAGAGGAGGCCGCCCGAGGCGATCG ATTCCtccccgagcagcagcagcacccccgTGTCCGGCTGCAGCTCTCCCAACGACAGCCTCCCCGCCGAGCACGGAGCCCTCCCCGCTGCCTCCGGCATGGCCCACGAG GGAGATGCCGATCGCCGCCCCCTCTCTGGCCTGGCCCACCGGGTGCCCGTGCTGAACGGGCCCGTCCTCACAGGCACGCACTCGCCCATGTTCATACCAGCTGGCTTGGAGCAGCACGAGGCCGGGAGCCCCTTGTCCCCTCGGCTGCAGCCCGTCATCATCCTCGAGCCCTCGGTCACCCACGCTCCGCTTGTGGCTG tgccagggctgggaaCGGTCCCCTTCTCCTTCGCCCCCTCGCTCATCTCTGCAGAGCGCCTGTCGCTCCCGGGCCACCACAAGCCGCTGGGCAGGACCCGCTCGGAGCCCCTGCCCCAGAACCCCAAGGccatccagcagcagctggtgtaCCAGCAGCATCACACCCAGTTCCTGGAGAGGCTCAAGCAGCAGACGCATCTGGGCAAG CGCATGGCCAAAACCAGCGAGAAGCCCCGGCTGCGGCAGATTCCCTCCTCGGAGGACATGGAAGCAGAAGGGACGGAGACGGGGGCTGAGGGCGGCGACCAGGCGAGGGCACGCGTGGAGCCTGCGCGGCCGGGGAGCAGCGGGAAGGAGCCCGAGAGGAcgcagaagctgctgcagcctcaggaGGAGCTCGTCCTCCAGCAG GCGTATCTCTGGGACCCCTACCAGCGCATGCAGCACCAGCTCCTCAAGAGGCAGCCTCTGGCCGACCCCCCCATGGTTCCGACCGTCCTTGCGGGGCACAGGCCCCTCTCCAGGGCCCAGTCATCTCCTGCCACCGCGAccatctccctccctgcccaggacACGGCCTCCAAGACGCTCTCCCTGCCCGTGCAGGAGCAGCCGACCAAGCCACACTTCACGACAG GGCTGGTTTACGACTCAGTGATGCTCAAGCACCAGTGCTCCTGTGGAGACAACAGCAACCACCCGGAGCACGCGGGCAGGATTCAGAGCATCTGGTCCCGGCTGCAGGAGCGGGGGCTGCGCAGCCAGTGCGAG TGTCTGCGGGGACGCAAGGCCaccctggaggagctgcagtgcGTCCACACCGAGCGCCACGTCTTCCTCTACGGCACCAATCCCCTCAACCGCCTGAAACTGGACAACGGGAAGCTGGCAG GGATCCTGTCGCAGCGGATGTTCGTCATGCTGCCCTGCGGAGGGGTGGGG GTGGACAGCGATACCATCTGGAACGAGCTGCACTCCTCCAACGCAGCCCGCTGGGCCGCGGGCAGCGTCACCGAGCTGGCCTTCAAGGTGGCCACCAGGGAGCTGAAG AACGGTTTCGCTGTGGTGAGGCCGCCCGGACATCACGCGGATCCATCCACTGCAAT GGGGTTCTGCTTCTTCAACTCGGTGGCCATCGCcgccaggcagctgcagcagaaagggaaaCTCAGCAAGATCCTCATTGTGGACTGG GATGTTCACCATGGCAATGGGACCCAGCAGGTCTTCTACAGGGACCCCGACGTTCTCTACATCTCTTTGCACCGTCACGATGATGGAAACTTCTTccccggcagcggggccgccgACGAG GTTGGTGCTGGCCCTGGGGAGGGATTTAACGTCAACGTAGCCTGGACTGGAGGGCTCGACCCCCCCATGGGTGACCCTGAGTATCTGGCAGCTTTCAG GACGGTGGTGATGCCGATTGCACATGAATTCTCCCCCGATGTGGTGCTGGTGTCGGCCGGCTTCGACGCGGCCGACGGCCACCCGCCACCCCTGGGCGGCTACAAAGTCTCTGCTAAAT GCTTTGGCTACATGACGAAGCAGCTGATGAGCCTGGCTGGGGGAGCCATCGTCCTCGCGCTGGAAGGCGGCCACGACCTCACGGCCATCTGCGATGCGTCCGAGGCCTGCGTGTCAGCCTTGCTGGGCAACGAG CTGGATCCTCTCCCAGAAGAAAGCATGCGGCAGAAACCCAACGCCAACGCCGTGCGCTCCTTGGAGGCGGTGATCCAGGTCCAGA GTAAATACTGGGTGGCCGTGCAGCGCTTTGCCTCCAAGCTGGGCTGCTCCTTCCTGGAGGCGCAGCACCACGAGGCAGAAGAGGTGGAGACCGTCACAGCCTTGGCCTCCCTCTCGGTGGCCGTGATGGTGGAGAAGAG GCCCCAGGATGAGCCgatggaggaagaggagcccaTGAACCAGTGA
- the HDAC7 gene encoding histone deacetylase 7 isoform X1 — translation MRSGGFPGAELAGCSQSKSRALRLRISAVLVMFSPSSAVNPCTSPRVPQAAPMDLRIGQRVVKPGSDTALLALKHTQQLQHQLFLASLHQQQVEQLAHQHVRVTMESPHREAEPGQQEQELRQILNKDKSKRSAVASTVVKQKLAEVILKKQQAAALERTSNPNPSAMPYRSLEPLDPEGPSPPVLSTFLPPVPSTSLDPPEHFPLRKTASEPNLKVRCKPRKCLDRRKNPLMRKESAPPSLKRRPPEAIDSSPSSSSTPVSGCSSPNDSLPAEHGALPAASGMAHEAPLAQRLMLQESSLAQFALQSAASLPAITLGLPATTSARGDADRRPLSGLAHRVPVLNGPVLTGTHSPMFIPAGLEQHEAGSPLSPRLQPVIILEPSVTHAPLVAVPGLGTVPFSFAPSLISAERLSLPGHHKPLGRTRSEPLPQNPKAIQQQLVYQQHHTQFLERLKQQTHLGKRMAKTSEKPRLRQIPSSEDMEAEGTETGAEGGDQARARVEPARPGSSGKEPERTQKLLQPQEELVLQQAYLWDPYQRMQHQLLKRQPLADPPMVPTVLAGHRPLSRAQSSPATATISLPAQDTASKTLSLPVQEQPTKPHFTTGLVYDSVMLKHQCSCGDNSNHPEHAGRIQSIWSRLQERGLRSQCECLRGRKATLEELQCVHTERHVFLYGTNPLNRLKLDNGKLAGILSQRMFVMLPCGGVGVDSDTIWNELHSSNAARWAAGSVTELAFKVATRELKNGFAVVRPPGHHADPSTAMGFCFFNSVAIAARQLQQKGKLSKILIVDWDVHHGNGTQQVFYRDPDVLYISLHRHDDGNFFPGSGAADEVGAGPGEGFNVNVAWTGGLDPPMGDPEYLAAFRTVVMPIAHEFSPDVVLVSAGFDAADGHPPPLGGYKVSAKCFGYMTKQLMSLAGGAIVLALEGGHDLTAICDASEACVSALLGNELDPLPEESMRQKPNANAVRSLEAVIQVQSKYWVAVQRFASKLGCSFLEAQHHEAEEVETVTALASLSVAVMVEKRPQDEPMEEEEPMNQ, via the exons CTGCTGTGAACCCGTGCACCTCCCCGCGGGTGCCCCAGGCCGCCCCCATGGACCTGCGCATCGGGCAGCGCGTCGTCAAGCCCGGCTCCGACACCGCCCTGCTGGCCCTGAAGCACacgcagcagctgcagcaccagctctTCCTCGCCAgcctgcaccagcagcaagTGGAGCAGCTCGCCCACCAGCACGTGAGG GTGACCATGGAGTCTCCGCACCGCGAGGCAGAGCccgggcagcaggagcaggagctgcggCAGATCCTCAATAAGGACAAGAGCAAACGAA GTGCTGTGGCCAGCACAGTGGTGAAGCAGAAACTGGCGGAGGTCATCctgaagaagcagcaggcagcagctttggAAAGGACCAGCAACCCCAACCCTTCAGCCATGCCGTACAG gTCTTTGGAGCCTCTGGATCCCGAGGGCCCTTCCCCTCCTGTACTCAGCACCTTCCTGCCCCCGGTCCCTAGCACTTCGCTTGACCCCCCGGAGCATTTTCCGCTGCGGAAGACAG CGTCCGAGCCCAACCTGAAGGTGCGTTGCAAGCCCAGGAAGTGCCTGGACCGACGCAAGAACCCCCTGATGCGGAAGGAGAGCGCGCCCCCCTCGTTGAAGAGGAGGCCGCCCGAGGCGATCG ATTCCtccccgagcagcagcagcacccccgTGTCCGGCTGCAGCTCTCCCAACGACAGCCTCCCCGCCGAGCACGGAGCCCTCCCCGCTGCCTCCGGCATGGCCCACGAG GCGCCCCTGGCCCAGCGCCTgatgctgcaggagagctccCTGGCCCAGTTTGCCTTGCAGAGCGCAGCCTCCCTTCCGGCCATCACGCTGGGATTGCCGGCCACCACTAGCGCCAGG GGAGATGCCGATCGCCGCCCCCTCTCTGGCCTGGCCCACCGGGTGCCCGTGCTGAACGGGCCCGTCCTCACAGGCACGCACTCGCCCATGTTCATACCAGCTGGCTTGGAGCAGCACGAGGCCGGGAGCCCCTTGTCCCCTCGGCTGCAGCCCGTCATCATCCTCGAGCCCTCGGTCACCCACGCTCCGCTTGTGGCTG tgccagggctgggaaCGGTCCCCTTCTCCTTCGCCCCCTCGCTCATCTCTGCAGAGCGCCTGTCGCTCCCGGGCCACCACAAGCCGCTGGGCAGGACCCGCTCGGAGCCCCTGCCCCAGAACCCCAAGGccatccagcagcagctggtgtaCCAGCAGCATCACACCCAGTTCCTGGAGAGGCTCAAGCAGCAGACGCATCTGGGCAAG CGCATGGCCAAAACCAGCGAGAAGCCCCGGCTGCGGCAGATTCCCTCCTCGGAGGACATGGAAGCAGAAGGGACGGAGACGGGGGCTGAGGGCGGCGACCAGGCGAGGGCACGCGTGGAGCCTGCGCGGCCGGGGAGCAGCGGGAAGGAGCCCGAGAGGAcgcagaagctgctgcagcctcaggaGGAGCTCGTCCTCCAGCAG GCGTATCTCTGGGACCCCTACCAGCGCATGCAGCACCAGCTCCTCAAGAGGCAGCCTCTGGCCGACCCCCCCATGGTTCCGACCGTCCTTGCGGGGCACAGGCCCCTCTCCAGGGCCCAGTCATCTCCTGCCACCGCGAccatctccctccctgcccaggacACGGCCTCCAAGACGCTCTCCCTGCCCGTGCAGGAGCAGCCGACCAAGCCACACTTCACGACAG GGCTGGTTTACGACTCAGTGATGCTCAAGCACCAGTGCTCCTGTGGAGACAACAGCAACCACCCGGAGCACGCGGGCAGGATTCAGAGCATCTGGTCCCGGCTGCAGGAGCGGGGGCTGCGCAGCCAGTGCGAG TGTCTGCGGGGACGCAAGGCCaccctggaggagctgcagtgcGTCCACACCGAGCGCCACGTCTTCCTCTACGGCACCAATCCCCTCAACCGCCTGAAACTGGACAACGGGAAGCTGGCAG GGATCCTGTCGCAGCGGATGTTCGTCATGCTGCCCTGCGGAGGGGTGGGG GTGGACAGCGATACCATCTGGAACGAGCTGCACTCCTCCAACGCAGCCCGCTGGGCCGCGGGCAGCGTCACCGAGCTGGCCTTCAAGGTGGCCACCAGGGAGCTGAAG AACGGTTTCGCTGTGGTGAGGCCGCCCGGACATCACGCGGATCCATCCACTGCAAT GGGGTTCTGCTTCTTCAACTCGGTGGCCATCGCcgccaggcagctgcagcagaaagggaaaCTCAGCAAGATCCTCATTGTGGACTGG GATGTTCACCATGGCAATGGGACCCAGCAGGTCTTCTACAGGGACCCCGACGTTCTCTACATCTCTTTGCACCGTCACGATGATGGAAACTTCTTccccggcagcggggccgccgACGAG GTTGGTGCTGGCCCTGGGGAGGGATTTAACGTCAACGTAGCCTGGACTGGAGGGCTCGACCCCCCCATGGGTGACCCTGAGTATCTGGCAGCTTTCAG GACGGTGGTGATGCCGATTGCACATGAATTCTCCCCCGATGTGGTGCTGGTGTCGGCCGGCTTCGACGCGGCCGACGGCCACCCGCCACCCCTGGGCGGCTACAAAGTCTCTGCTAAAT GCTTTGGCTACATGACGAAGCAGCTGATGAGCCTGGCTGGGGGAGCCATCGTCCTCGCGCTGGAAGGCGGCCACGACCTCACGGCCATCTGCGATGCGTCCGAGGCCTGCGTGTCAGCCTTGCTGGGCAACGAG CTGGATCCTCTCCCAGAAGAAAGCATGCGGCAGAAACCCAACGCCAACGCCGTGCGCTCCTTGGAGGCGGTGATCCAGGTCCAGA GTAAATACTGGGTGGCCGTGCAGCGCTTTGCCTCCAAGCTGGGCTGCTCCTTCCTGGAGGCGCAGCACCACGAGGCAGAAGAGGTGGAGACCGTCACAGCCTTGGCCTCCCTCTCGGTGGCCGTGATGGTGGAGAAGAG GCCCCAGGATGAGCCgatggaggaagaggagcccaTGAACCAGTGA
- the HDAC7 gene encoding histone deacetylase 7 isoform X11: MDLRIGQRVVKPGSDTALLALKHTQQLQHQLFLASLHQQQVEQLAHQHVRVTMESPHREAEPGQQEQELRQILNKDKSKRSAVASTVVKQKLAEVILKKQQAAALERTSNPNPSAMPYRSLEPLDPEGPSPPVLSTFLPPVPSTSLDPPEHFPLRKTASEPNLKVRCKPRKCLDRRKNPLMRKESAPPSLKRRPPEAIDSSPSSSSTPVSGCSSPNDSLPAEHGALPAASGMAHEGDADRRPLSGLAHRVPVLNGPVLTGTHSPMFIPAGLEQHEAGSPLSPRLQPVIILEPSVTHAPLVAVPGLGTVPFSFAPSLISAERLSLPGHHKPLGRTRSEPLPQNPKAIQQQLVYQQHHTQFLERLKQQTHLGKRMAKTSEKPRLRQIPSSEDMEAEGTETGAEGGDQARARVEPARPGSSGKEPERTQKLLQPQEELVLQQAYLWDPYQRMQHQLLKRQPLADPPMVPTVLAGHRPLSRAQSSPATATISLPAQDTASKTLSLPVQEQPTKPHFTTGLVYDSVMLKHQCSCGDNSNHPEHAGRIQSIWSRLQERGLRSQCECLRGRKATLEELQCVHTERHVFLYGTNPLNRLKLDNGKLAGILSQRMFVMLPCGGVGVDSDTIWNELHSSNAARWAAGSVTELAFKVATRELKNGFAVVRPPGHHADPSTAMGFCFFNSVAIAARQLQQKGKLSKILIVDWDVHHGNGTQQVFYRDPDVLYISLHRHDDGNFFPGSGAADEVGAGPGEGFNVNVAWTGGLDPPMGDPEYLAAFRTVVMPIAHEFSPDVVLVSAGFDAADGHPPPLGGYKVSAKCFGYMTKQLMSLAGGAIVLALEGGHDLTAICDASEACVSALLGNELDPLPEESMRQKPNANAVRSLEAVIQVQSKYWVAVQRFASKLGCSFLEAQHHEAEEVETVTALASLSVAVMVEKRPQDEPMEEEEPMNQ; the protein is encoded by the exons ATGGACCTGCGCATCGGGCAGCGCGTCGTCAAGCCCGGCTCCGACACCGCCCTGCTGGCCCTGAAGCACacgcagcagctgcagcaccagctctTCCTCGCCAgcctgcaccagcagcaagTGGAGCAGCTCGCCCACCAGCACGTGAGG GTGACCATGGAGTCTCCGCACCGCGAGGCAGAGCccgggcagcaggagcaggagctgcggCAGATCCTCAATAAGGACAAGAGCAAACGAA GTGCTGTGGCCAGCACAGTGGTGAAGCAGAAACTGGCGGAGGTCATCctgaagaagcagcaggcagcagctttggAAAGGACCAGCAACCCCAACCCTTCAGCCATGCCGTACAG gTCTTTGGAGCCTCTGGATCCCGAGGGCCCTTCCCCTCCTGTACTCAGCACCTTCCTGCCCCCGGTCCCTAGCACTTCGCTTGACCCCCCGGAGCATTTTCCGCTGCGGAAGACAG CGTCCGAGCCCAACCTGAAGGTGCGTTGCAAGCCCAGGAAGTGCCTGGACCGACGCAAGAACCCCCTGATGCGGAAGGAGAGCGCGCCCCCCTCGTTGAAGAGGAGGCCGCCCGAGGCGATCG ATTCCtccccgagcagcagcagcacccccgTGTCCGGCTGCAGCTCTCCCAACGACAGCCTCCCCGCCGAGCACGGAGCCCTCCCCGCTGCCTCCGGCATGGCCCACGAG GGAGATGCCGATCGCCGCCCCCTCTCTGGCCTGGCCCACCGGGTGCCCGTGCTGAACGGGCCCGTCCTCACAGGCACGCACTCGCCCATGTTCATACCAGCTGGCTTGGAGCAGCACGAGGCCGGGAGCCCCTTGTCCCCTCGGCTGCAGCCCGTCATCATCCTCGAGCCCTCGGTCACCCACGCTCCGCTTGTGGCTG tgccagggctgggaaCGGTCCCCTTCTCCTTCGCCCCCTCGCTCATCTCTGCAGAGCGCCTGTCGCTCCCGGGCCACCACAAGCCGCTGGGCAGGACCCGCTCGGAGCCCCTGCCCCAGAACCCCAAGGccatccagcagcagctggtgtaCCAGCAGCATCACACCCAGTTCCTGGAGAGGCTCAAGCAGCAGACGCATCTGGGCAAG CGCATGGCCAAAACCAGCGAGAAGCCCCGGCTGCGGCAGATTCCCTCCTCGGAGGACATGGAAGCAGAAGGGACGGAGACGGGGGCTGAGGGCGGCGACCAGGCGAGGGCACGCGTGGAGCCTGCGCGGCCGGGGAGCAGCGGGAAGGAGCCCGAGAGGAcgcagaagctgctgcagcctcaggaGGAGCTCGTCCTCCAGCAG GCGTATCTCTGGGACCCCTACCAGCGCATGCAGCACCAGCTCCTCAAGAGGCAGCCTCTGGCCGACCCCCCCATGGTTCCGACCGTCCTTGCGGGGCACAGGCCCCTCTCCAGGGCCCAGTCATCTCCTGCCACCGCGAccatctccctccctgcccaggacACGGCCTCCAAGACGCTCTCCCTGCCCGTGCAGGAGCAGCCGACCAAGCCACACTTCACGACAG GGCTGGTTTACGACTCAGTGATGCTCAAGCACCAGTGCTCCTGTGGAGACAACAGCAACCACCCGGAGCACGCGGGCAGGATTCAGAGCATCTGGTCCCGGCTGCAGGAGCGGGGGCTGCGCAGCCAGTGCGAG TGTCTGCGGGGACGCAAGGCCaccctggaggagctgcagtgcGTCCACACCGAGCGCCACGTCTTCCTCTACGGCACCAATCCCCTCAACCGCCTGAAACTGGACAACGGGAAGCTGGCAG GGATCCTGTCGCAGCGGATGTTCGTCATGCTGCCCTGCGGAGGGGTGGGG GTGGACAGCGATACCATCTGGAACGAGCTGCACTCCTCCAACGCAGCCCGCTGGGCCGCGGGCAGCGTCACCGAGCTGGCCTTCAAGGTGGCCACCAGGGAGCTGAAG AACGGTTTCGCTGTGGTGAGGCCGCCCGGACATCACGCGGATCCATCCACTGCAAT GGGGTTCTGCTTCTTCAACTCGGTGGCCATCGCcgccaggcagctgcagcagaaagggaaaCTCAGCAAGATCCTCATTGTGGACTGG GATGTTCACCATGGCAATGGGACCCAGCAGGTCTTCTACAGGGACCCCGACGTTCTCTACATCTCTTTGCACCGTCACGATGATGGAAACTTCTTccccggcagcggggccgccgACGAG GTTGGTGCTGGCCCTGGGGAGGGATTTAACGTCAACGTAGCCTGGACTGGAGGGCTCGACCCCCCCATGGGTGACCCTGAGTATCTGGCAGCTTTCAG GACGGTGGTGATGCCGATTGCACATGAATTCTCCCCCGATGTGGTGCTGGTGTCGGCCGGCTTCGACGCGGCCGACGGCCACCCGCCACCCCTGGGCGGCTACAAAGTCTCTGCTAAAT GCTTTGGCTACATGACGAAGCAGCTGATGAGCCTGGCTGGGGGAGCCATCGTCCTCGCGCTGGAAGGCGGCCACGACCTCACGGCCATCTGCGATGCGTCCGAGGCCTGCGTGTCAGCCTTGCTGGGCAACGAG CTGGATCCTCTCCCAGAAGAAAGCATGCGGCAGAAACCCAACGCCAACGCCGTGCGCTCCTTGGAGGCGGTGATCCAGGTCCAGA GTAAATACTGGGTGGCCGTGCAGCGCTTTGCCTCCAAGCTGGGCTGCTCCTTCCTGGAGGCGCAGCACCACGAGGCAGAAGAGGTGGAGACCGTCACAGCCTTGGCCTCCCTCTCGGTGGCCGTGATGGTGGAGAAGAG GCCCCAGGATGAGCCgatggaggaagaggagcccaTGAACCAGTGA